In Brachyhypopomus gauderio isolate BG-103 chromosome 11, BGAUD_0.2, whole genome shotgun sequence, a single genomic region encodes these proteins:
- the zic3 gene encoding zinc finger protein ZIC 3, producing the protein MTMLLDSGPQFPSLGVGGFGTPRHHELGTRDPGLGLNPFADSTHSAAFKISPVTHDIASSQTSAFTPQATGYAAALGHHHGGQVGSYGGGAFNSTRDFLFRNRGAGIGDSAATSAQHGIFAASAGSLHGPPGISDNPGHLLFPGLHEQSVSHTSPGGHVVNGQMHLGLRGDIFGRADPYRPVPSPRTDPYGTAPLHNYNHPINMNMGMNVPTHHGPGAFFRYMRQPIKQELSCKWIDENQMNRPKKTCDRTFSTMHEMVTHVSMEHVGGPEQSNHVCYWEDCPREGKSFKAKYKLVNHIRVHTGEKPFPCPFPGCGKIFARSENLKIHKRTHTGEKPFKCEFDGCDRRFANSSDRKKHMHVHTSDKPYICKVCDKSYTHPSSLRKHMKVHESQGSESSPAASSGYESSTPPVLVSSNTEDSTKTPPSAVQSTSAHSEGLPPNFNEWYV; encoded by the exons ATGACTATGCTCCTTGATAGCGGTCCGCAGTTCCCGTCACTAGGAGTGGGAGGGTTCGGCACACCGAGGCATCATGAGTTAGGCACCCGAGACCCCGGGCTGGGGCTCAATCCCTTCGCAGATTCGACCCATTCGGCAGCTTTTAAGATCAGTCCCGTTACTCACGACATCGCCTCCAGCCAGACATCAGCCTTCACGCCGCAAGCCACTGGATATGCAGCCGCACTGGGACACCACCACGGAGGACAGGTCGGCTCCTACGGCGGCGGAGCCTTCAACTCCACCCGGGACTTCCTCTTCAGAAACAGGGGCGCAGGCATCGGAGACTCGGCGGCGACGAGCGCCCAGCACGGGATCTTTGCGGCTTCCGCCGGGAGTCTACACGGACCCCCTGGAATCTCGGACAACCCGGGCCATCTGTTGTTCCCCGGGCTCCACGAGCAGAGCGTGAGCCACACTTCACCAGGAGGACATGTGGTGAACGGGCAAATGCACCTAGGTTTACGCGGGGACATTTTTGGACGAGCAGACCCGTACCGCCCTGTGCCGAGCCCACGTACGGATCCTTACGGTACCGCGCCGCTACACAACTACAACCACCCCATTAACATGAACATGGGGATGAATGTGCCGACCCACCACGGTCCAGGGGCCTTCTTCCGATACATGCGCCAGCCTATAAAGCAAGAACTGTCCTGTAAGTGGATAGACGAGAACCAGATGAACAGACCCAAAAAGACTTGCGACAGAACTTTCAGTACGATGCACGAGATGGTGACGCACGTGTCCATGGAGCACGTCGGCGGTCCTGAGCAGAGTAACCACGTTTGCTACTGGGAGGATTGCCCGAGAGAAGGGAAATCCTTTAAGGCCAAATACAAACTCGTGAACCACATCCGAGTACACACGGGAGAGAAGCCGTTTCCTTGTCCCTTCCCTGGCTGTGGAAAAATATTCGCAAGATCGGAAAATTTGAAAATTCACAAGAGAACTCATACAG GCGAGAAGCCGTTTAAGTGCGAGTTTGATGGCTGCGACAGGCGCTTTGCAAACAGCAGCGACAGAAAAAAgcacatgcacgtgcacactTCTGACAAGCCATACATCTGCAAAGTGTGTGacaagtcctacacacacccaagttCTCTCAGGAAACACATGAAG GTACATGAGTCACAAGGTTCTGAGTCGTCTCCGGCCGCGAGCTCGGGGTACGAGTCATCCACGCCACCGGTTCTGGTTTCGTCCAACACGGAGGACTCGACAAAAACACCCCCGTCCGCCGTGCAAAGTACATCAGCACACAGCGAAGGACTACCGCCCAACTTCAATGAATGGTACGTTTGA